Below is a genomic region from Methylobacterium sp. FF17.
CCGGTGGCTGCCATGCACCGAGATGCCGTTGCCCCCGCCCATCACGAGGCCCTCGATCAGGCTGACGATGGGTTTGGGTAAGTGCTTCACGGCGGCGTCGAGGCCGTACTCGGCGCGCCAGAACGCATCGACGCCCGCGTGGTCGCCGGCCGTGGCGAGGGCATGGATCTCGCGGATGTCGCCCCCGGCGCAGAAGGCCCGCCCACCCCGACCGCGCAGGACGAGGCGGGTCACGGCGGCATCCTCGGCCCAGGCCGCGAGTTGCGCCCGCATCGCCTCGAGCATCGCGCGCGTGAGGGCGTTCAGGGCGCGCGGCCGGTTCAGGGTCACGAGGCCCACCGCCCCGCGCCGCTCGAACAGGATCTCCGCCTCGCCTGAATCCGCCATCGTCGCTCCCGCCTGGATCGCCTGCTTAGACGAGGTTTTGGCGCGCGGCGTCAATCGGCACCCGGGCGCCGGGCCCGAGCCGCCGTCCCCAGCCGACGGATCACCGCCTGCAAAGGGATCTCCGCCTGCAAAGGGATCATGGCAGGTCTTCCTGCGTCGGCAGCGCGGGTTTCGAAGGCTTTTGCGGATGTGTTACGCCCCGCATGTGCCATGGTCCCAGGGCCGAAACCCATCGAGTTCGCCGAATGATGACCCATGATCCCGCGACGCCCCGTCCCCTCGCCGTCGAGACCGCGCGGGACGCGGCCCGACCGGCGCCCCTGGGGATCACCCAGCGCCCGCGTCGCAACCGCAAGGCCGAGTGGTCGCGCCGCCTCGTGCGCGAGCATACGCTCACCGTCGACGACCTGATCTGGCCGCTCTTCGTGATCGAGGGCTCGGGCCGGCGCGAGCCCATCGCGTCGATGCCGGGCGTGGAGCGCCTCAGCGTCGACGAGGTCGTGCGCGATGCCGAGAAGGCCGCCCGCGCCGGTATCCCGGCGATCTCGTTCTTTCCCTACACCGAGCCGGGCTTGCGCGATCCCACGGGGTCCGAGTCGCTGAACCGCGAAAACCTCGTGTGCCGGGCGGTGCGCGCCGTGAAGAAGGCGGTGCCGGAACTCGGGCTGATGACCGACGTCGCCCTCGACCCCTATACCAGCCACGGCCATGACGGGCTCCTCGAGGACGGCGCGATCCTCAACGACGAGACCGTGGCCCTCCTCGTGGAGCAGAGCCTGATCCAGGCCGAGGCCGGCACCGACATCATCGCGCCCTCCGACATGATGGACGGGCGCGTCGGCGCGATCCGGGCGGGCCTCGACCGGGCGGGCTTTCGCGATGTTCAGATCATGGCCTACGCGGCCAAGTACGCGAGCGCGTTCTACGGCCCGTTCCGCGACGCCATCGGCACGCAGGCCGCGCTGGTGGGCGACAAGCGCACCTACCAGATGGACCCGGGCAATTCCGACGAGGCGATCCGCGAGGTCGCCCTCGATCTCGCCGAGGGCGCCGATTCCGTGATGGTGAAGCCCGGCCTGCCCTATCTCGACATCATCCGCCGGGTGAAGGATGAGTTCGCGGTGCCGACCTTCGCCTATCAGGTCTCGGGCGAGTACGCGATGATCGAGGCCGCCGCCCGCAACGGCTGGCTCGACGGGGAGCGGGCCATGGTCGAGAGCCTGCTGGCCTTCAAGCGCGCGGGCGCCGATGGCGTGCTCACCTACTACGCCCTGCGGGTCGCCGAGCGGCTGCGCGCCGGGGCGTGAGGGTCGGCGCGTCCGCGCGCTGGCTCGCCGCCCTCGCGCTCGGCCTCGGCGCCTGCGAGAGCTCGGTGGACCGCCAGCGCGCCACGATTTGCCGGCGCGTCGTGCCGGCGGTGGCGCCCTCGCAGGCGGGCATCCGGCTCCTGCGCGTCGGCACGGGGGCGCATGCCGACGAGGTGCGGGTCGATTACGCGGTCTCGGGGCGGCCGGGGCAGGCCGCACGCCAGCGCTGGGTCGCCTGTGGCTTCGGCCCCGGCGCCGAACTCCTCGGGCTGTCCACCGAGTCCGGCCCGGTCAGCGGCGCCAGCCTCTACCTGCTGCGGCACTACTACCTCGACACGCCGGAGGCCGCCGCCGCCGATCCCGCCGCGCGAAACCCCGATCCGCCCTGAATCGATCTTGAGAGTTGTGCGGCGCACGCCCACATTTCGGGACGGAACGACAGCCGCTCCATTCCGCGAGCGCCGTTCAGGAGCGCCCCCATGCGCGAGACGCAAAGCCCCTACGCCGATCGCTACGCGGCCGGCTACGCCCCCCAGTTTCCGGTCCCCTACGTCCGGGGCAGCCTCGGGGCGCGCTTCGTCGCCTACCTCCTCGACATCCTGTTCATCTTCGGCTTCACGGCCTTCCTGATGCTGGCGATCACGGTGGTCGGCGTGCTCACCTTCGGCCTCGGCTGGACGCTGTTCGCGATCCTCCCCGCCAGCGGCATCCTCTACAGCGCCATCACGGTGGGGGGCGCGGGCCAGGGCACCTGGGGCATGCGGATGATGGGCCTGCGCGTCGTGGCCCCCGAGAGCGGCGCCCGCGTCGATTACCTCACCGCCGCGATCCACGCGCTGCTGTTCTACGTGGCCGTGGCCTCCGCGTTCGTGCTCTGGATGCTCGATGTCGGCATCGGCCTCGTGCGCGCCGACCGCCGCCTCGGGCATGACCTGCTCCTCGGCCTCGCCGTGGTGCGCGCGGACTGAGGGGACGCGGCGTCCCGCCCGGGGCTCCGGGCGGGGGCAGGGTTCGACCAGGATCAAGTCCTCGGCATGGATCAAGTCCTCGGGAAGGATCAAGTCCTGGGGAAGGATCAGGGCCGGGATCGGGCTGCGACGAAGGTTTCGCACGAAATCGTTCCGAGGACCGCAGGGGGTGTTGAGCCGGCCCACGATGCGGATACACTCAAGTCTCGGCCCGCGTTTCGCAGGCCCCGCGCGGCGAGCGACAGACAAGCGTGACGAGCCATTCCCGGGATACCCCGCAATTCTACCTGACGGCCCCCTCGCCGTGCCCGTACCTGCCGGGGCAGGAGGAGCGGAAGGTGTTCACGCACCTCGTCGGCCGTCGCGCCCGCGACCTCAACGAGATCCTGACGCAGGGCGGCTTCCGCCGCTCGCAGACCATCGCCTATCGGCCGGCCTGCGAATCCTGCCGCGCCTGCATCTCGGTGCGGGTGGTGGTGTCCGATTTCCGGCCATCGGGCAGCCAGCGCCGCATCCTCCAGCGCAACCACGACCTTGTGGGCAACCCGGAGCCCAACCGCCCGGCCTCCGAGCAATACGCCCTCTTCCGGCGCTACCTCGACGCCCGCCACGGCGACGGCGGCATGGTCGACATGACCGTCCTCGACTACGCGATGATGATCGAGGACAGCCACGTCGACACCCACCTCGTGGCCTATCGCCGGCGCGGCCCCGACACCGCGATCAACGGGCGCGGCACCGGCCCGACCGTCGCCCTGTGCCTCACCGACGTCCTCGCGGACGGCCTCTCGATGGTCTACTCGTTCTACGATCCGTCCGAGGCGCATCGCTCGCTCGGCACCTTCATGATCCTCGACCACATCCGGCGCGCGGCCGAACTCGGCCTGCCCTACCTCTACCTCGGCTACTGGGTCGAGGGATCGCGCAAGATGGACTACAAGGCCCGTTTCACCCCGCAGGAGCGCCTGATGGGGCCGGGCTGGCAGCGGGTGGAGTGAGCCACCCGCCGCCGCGACTCAGAACCGCGCGATGATCTGCGCGCGGATGGTGCGCGGCGCACCGGGCTGGATGTTGTTGTTGCCGTCGGCGGTGGCGATGTAGCGCCGGTCGAACGCGTTCTCGATGTTGATCTGCGCGCGCCAGAACTCGTTCACCTTGTAGAACAGGCCCAGGTCGAAGCGGGTGATGCCGGGCAGGCGCACCGTGTTGTCCGAGGACGCGAAGGTGTGTCCGGTCTGGATGTAGCCGACGCCGAAGGAGAGTTCGGGCGTGACCTCGAACTTGTTCCAGAGAGTGAAGGCGTTGAAGGGCACGAGCCCGACGGTGTTGCCCCGCATGATCGTGGTCGAGACGTTGCTGACGATGCGGGCATCCGTGAAGGCGTAGCCGCCCGCCACCTGCCACCAGTCGGTGACGTAGCCGTTGGCCCCGATCTCCGCCCCTTGGGTGGTCGTCTGGCCGCTGGTGAGGAAGAATCCGAGACGGTTCGGATCGGCGATGCGCTGGTTGAAGCGGTCGAGGTTGTACAGGGCGCCCGTGAGCTGGAGCAGCGGCGAGACGTCGTACTTCACGCCGACCTCCGCGTTCTCGAAACGCTCCGGCTGCGCGATGGCGAGCCCCGGCGTCAGGGACCCGAACTGGTCGCCGGACGAGGGCAGGTAGGAGACGCTGTAGCTGCCGTAGAAGGCGAGGTTCTCCAGCGGCTTCAGGACCACGCCGGCGCGCGGAGAGACGAGGTCGTCGACCCGGTTGGTCTGCACCGGGACGGGCGCCCGCGCGTTCAGGTTGTTCGACGTGAAGTCGAAATGGTCGTAGCGCAGGCCGCCGATGACCTGCAGGTGCGGGCCGATCTCGATCTGGTCCTGGGCGTAGACCGCCGCCAGCCCGAGGTCGTAGCGGGTGTTGTTGCCGGTGGTGTTGCGGAAGGCGACGGGCGCGCGGGTGACCGAGGCCAGCGGATTGACCACGAGGGTCTGGGTGCCGTTGGGGAAGAACCCCTCCTCGCGGAAGGCGCGGCCCTCCTGGTAGCCGAGTTCGAAGCCGGCCAGCAGGGTGTGCCGCAGGACGCCCGTGTCGAACTTGTAGGTGAGATCGTTCTGGCTGAAGTAGTTCGTCCGCGGCGTCTCGTTGTTGTACGCCGTGATGTTGACGGCGGTGCCGGCCGCGTTGACCGCCCCGCCCGGGAAGACGTTCTGGTAGAACTTCTGGTAGTCCGCGAAGCGCAGGGTGCTGTGCAGCGCCACGCCGGACTCGAACAGGTGGTCGAGGGTCGCGGTGGCGATGTGGGCGTCGACGCGGGCGTAGCTCAGGTCCGGATTGCCGAAATACGTGGCGGTGTTCTGGCGGTAGCGGTAGGGCCGCCCGAACTGCGAGGGGATGCCGCGATCCGTGGTCCGCTCGTCGTGGAAGTACTCGTAGGACAGCTTGAGCGTCGTGACCGGGCTCAACAGGAACGTCATCGTCGGGTTGATGCCGTAGCGGCGGATGTCGCCGAAGTCGCGATAGGTGCCCGTATCCTCGAACATGCCGTTGAGGCGGAAGTACACGCTGTCGCTGATCCGGTCGCCCACATCGACCGCCACGCGCTTGTTCCCGAACTGGCCGCCCTGGGCCACGATCTCGCGGATCGGGATGCCGTCGGCCTCCTTCAGGACGCGGTTGATGACGCCGCCGCCGCCGCCGCGCCCGAACACCAGGGCGTTGGGGCCCTTGAGCACCTCGATCCGCTGCGTGTTGTAGAGGTCGCGGAAGTACTGCACGTCGTCGCGCACGCCGTTGACGTAGAAATCGGCGTTGGAGCGCTGGCCACGGATCACGAGGTCGTCGCGGTTGCCCTCGCCCTGGTGCGGGATGATGCCCGGGACGTAGCGCACGGCCTCCTCGATCGATTGGAAGCCCTGGTCGCGGATCTGGGCCTGGGTCACGACGGTGACGGATTGCGGCGTGTCGATGAGCGGCGTGGTGGTCTTCGTCGCGCTGCGCGTCTCCCGCGTCAGGTAGCCCACCGTATTGCCGCGCAGGCCTTCGACGCTCAACTGATCCAGGGTGACCGCGGTGTCCGCCGGGAGGATGGCCGGTTGCGCCAGGGCGATCCCCGGCAGCGCGGTTCCGCACAACAGGGTCGCGAGGACACGCGACGTTGCTGCAATCTTCATAATCGATTCCACCGGCTCTCGGATCACGTCTTGTTGATCTTGTGCCCCTCGGTCGATCCAGGGACTGATTTGTCCCATGATCTCCAAGTACGGGCCAAGCAAGCGGTCGGAGCGGTCGATCCCGTTATTTGTCTTATAACGGCTCTAAGAAGCCATCGAAATCATTCGGCAACATGTTCGTAACATTTAGCAAAGTTGTTTCCGGCTTAATCCTGGATCGATTCTAAAAACGGTCGATCCAGGAGGGATTGTGGCCGGATTGCAACAGCGTCGCAGCGCGCGCCGGCTCAGAACCGCGCCACGACCTGCGCCCGGATCAGGCGCGGCGCGCCCGGCGAGATGTTGCTGTTGCCGTCGGCGGTGGCGATGTAGCCCCGGTCGAACAGGTTCTCGATGTTGATCTGCGCCCGCACCCCGTCGGTGACCTGATAGAACAGGCCGAGATCGAAGCGCGTGTAGCCCGGCAGCCGGACCGTGTTGTCGGCGCTGGCGAAGCTATGGCCCTGGTGGATCGTGCCGAGGCCGATCGAGAATCCCGGTGTCACGCTGAACTTGTTCCACACCGTGACCGCGTTGAAGGGCACGACGGCGACCCGGTTGCCCGGGACGATGAGGGCCGAGCCGAAGCCGCTGACGATGCGCGCATCCGTGAAGGCGTAGCCGCCCGCGACCTGCCACCAGTCGGTGAGATAGCCGTTCGCGCCGATCTCGACGCCCCGCGCGTTGGTCTGGCCGCTGAGCAGGAAGAAACCGGGACGGTTCGGGTCCGAGAGGCGCTGGTTGTAGCGGTCGAGGTCGTACAGGGCGCCGGTGAGCTGGAGCGCCGGCGTCACGTCCCACTTCACGCCGACCTCGCGGTTCTCGAAGCGCTCCGGCGGGGCGATGGCCAGCCTCTCCGACAAGGCGGTGAACTGGTCCCCGGCGGAGGGCAGGTAGGAGACGCTGTAATTGGCATAGAAGGCCAGGGCGTCGAACGGCTTGAGGACCGCGCCGATCCGGGGCGACAGTAGGTTGTCCACCCGGGTGTTGCCGACCTGCGTGCGCCGGTCGGTGGAACTGAAGTCGAAGTGATCGAAGCGCAGGCCGCCGATGATCTGCAGGTGCGGGCCGATCTCGATCTGGTCCTGGGCGTAGACCGCCGCCAGCCCGAGGTCGTAGCGGCTGTTCGCGCCCGAGGCGATGTTGCGGAAGCTCACCGGAACCCGCGAGAGGGGCGAGAGCGGGTTGACCACGAGGGTCTGCGTGCCGGTCGTGGCGAAGAACCCGTCCTCCCGGTAGGTGATCCCCGACTGGTGGCCGAGCTCGAAGCCGGCGAGCAGCGTGTGCGCCAGGGGGCCGGTGGTGAAGCGGTAGGTGAAATCGTTCTGGTTGAAGAGGTTCGTGCGCGGCGTGTCGTTGTTGAAGGCGCTGAGTTCGACCCGCGTCCCGGCGGCATTCACGCTGCCGCCCGTCCGGATGCTCGGATAGACGATCTGAGAGAACTTGTCGTAATCGGCGAAGCGGACCTGGCTGCGCATCTCCACGCCGGAGGCGAAGCGATGCTCGAGCACGGCGGTCGCGATGTGGGCGTCGACCCGGGCGGTGCTCAGGTCCGGATTGCCGAAGAAGGTGCGGATGTTCTCGCGGTAGCGATAGGGCCGCCCGTTCTGGGAGGGGATGCCCCGATCGGCGGTGCGCTCGTCGTGGAAGTACTCGTAGGACAGCTTGAGGGTCGTGTCGGGCCCGAGCAGCAGGGTCGCGGTGGGGTTGATGCCCCAGCGCCGGAGATCCACGAAGTTGCGGAACGTCCCGCTATCCTCGAACAGGCCGTTGAGGCGGAAGAAGGCGCTGTCCGAGATCCGGTCGCCCACATCGAGGGCGAGGCGCTTGGTCCCGTACGACCCGGTCTGGAGGACGACCTCGCGCAGCGGGATGCCGTTGGCCTCCTTGAGGACGCGGTTGACCACGCCGCCGCCGCCGCCGCGCCCGAAGATCATCGCGTTCGGTCCCTTCAGGACCTCGACGCGCTCGACGTTGTAGAGGTCGCGGAAGTACTGCCCGTCGTCGCGGATGCCGTTGACGTAGAAGTCGGCGCTCGATTGCTGGCCGCGGATCACGATCTCGTCCCGGTTCGCCGCGCCCTGGTGCAGGAACACCCCCGGCACGTAGCGCAGGGCCTCGGTCACGCCCTGGTGGCCCTGGTCCTGGATCTGCTCCCGCGTGACGACCGTCACCGCCTGCGGCGTGTCGATCAGGGCCGTGTCCGTCTTGGTGGCGCTGCGGGCCCGCACCGTGCGGTAGCCGGTGCTCGCCGCGCCGGTCCCTTCCACGCTGAGCAGGTCGAGGCTGACTTCGCCTTGTGCGGCTCCGGCCGGTGCCGCCTCCTGCGCGAGCGCGCCGCGCCCGCCGGCGAGGCACGTCTCTCCCATCAGGATCGCGAGAAGACCAAGGTTACGCGTGCTGAACATCGAGCGGCTGATCCTGTCTATCCGAAGTATCGTTCCTGCTGATGGCATTATCCATGACGATCAGTGGAGATATATTGATACTTCGAAAGCATAGTCGATCACGGCTCGGCGCTGCGAGGGATAAGTTCCGGGTCTCCTCTTTCATTATAATAAGTACAGGTTCAGGCTGTACGCTATCGATCTGGTATTGCGTCGAAAACCGAGGTTTGCGCTGGCTCCCTCCCCGGAGCGCGGGCGACACGATCGATGCGTGTGACGCGCGAAAGACACACTTTTGGCGGGCGTTCGCGTTCGATCCTGGCGCGTTGAGCGCCATGCGCGCCCGTGCTAGGCGCCAGCTTCGATGTCCTGACGCGTGGCAACCCGAGGCGCCGCATGATCCCCCGCTACAGCCGCCCCGAGATGACCGCGATCTGGTCGCCCGAATCCCGCTTCCGGATCTGGTTCGAGATCGAGGCCCACGCCACCACGGCCCTGGCCGAACTCGGCGTCGTGCCGAAGGAGGCCGCCGACACGATCTGGGAGAAGGGCCGCGACGCGGTCTTCGACGTGGCCCGCATCGACGCCATCGAGGCGGTGACCAAGCACGACGTCATCGCCTTCCTCACGCATCTGGCGGAGATCGTCGGCCCCGAGGCGCGCTTCGTCCACCAGGGCATGACCTCGTCGGACGTGCTCGACACCTGCCTCAACGTCCAGCTCGTGCGCGCCGCCGATCTCCTCATCAAGGACGTCGACGCCCTGCTCGCCGCCCTCAAGCGCCGGGCCTTCGAGCACAAGCTGACGCCGACCATCGGCCGCTCGCACGGCATCCATGCCGAGCCCGTCACCTTCGGCCTCAAGCTGGCGCAGGCCTATGCGGAGTTCGAGCGCAACCGCGCGCGCCTCGCCGCCGCACGGGAAGAAATCGCCACTTGCGCGATCTCGGGCGCGGTCGGCACCTTCGCCAACATCGACCCGCGCGTGGAAGAGTACGTCGCCAAGGCCATGGGCCTGACGCCGGAGCCGGTCTCGACCCAGGTCATCCCG
It encodes:
- the hemB gene encoding porphobilinogen synthase, with the protein product MTHDPATPRPLAVETARDAARPAPLGITQRPRRNRKAEWSRRLVREHTLTVDDLIWPLFVIEGSGRREPIASMPGVERLSVDEVVRDAEKAARAGIPAISFFPYTEPGLRDPTGSESLNRENLVCRAVRAVKKAVPELGLMTDVALDPYTSHGHDGLLEDGAILNDETVALLVEQSLIQAEAGTDIIAPSDMMDGRVGAIRAGLDRAGFRDVQIMAYAAKYASAFYGPFRDAIGTQAALVGDKRTYQMDPGNSDEAIREVALDLAEGADSVMVKPGLPYLDIIRRVKDEFAVPTFAYQVSGEYAMIEAAARNGWLDGERAMVESLLAFKRAGADGVLTYYALRVAERLRAGA
- a CDS encoding RDD family protein; this translates as MRETQSPYADRYAAGYAPQFPVPYVRGSLGARFVAYLLDILFIFGFTAFLMLAITVVGVLTFGLGWTLFAILPASGILYSAITVGGAGQGTWGMRMMGLRVVAPESGARVDYLTAAIHALLFYVAVASAFVLWMLDVGIGLVRADRRLGHDLLLGLAVVRAD
- a CDS encoding arginyltransferase, whose protein sequence is MTSHSRDTPQFYLTAPSPCPYLPGQEERKVFTHLVGRRARDLNEILTQGGFRRSQTIAYRPACESCRACISVRVVVSDFRPSGSQRRILQRNHDLVGNPEPNRPASEQYALFRRYLDARHGDGGMVDMTVLDYAMMIEDSHVDTHLVAYRRRGPDTAINGRGTGPTVALCLTDVLADGLSMVYSFYDPSEAHRSLGTFMILDHIRRAAELGLPYLYLGYWVEGSRKMDYKARFTPQERLMGPGWQRVE
- a CDS encoding TonB-dependent receptor; the protein is MKIAATSRVLATLLCGTALPGIALAQPAILPADTAVTLDQLSVEGLRGNTVGYLTRETRSATKTTTPLIDTPQSVTVVTQAQIRDQGFQSIEEAVRYVPGIIPHQGEGNRDDLVIRGQRSNADFYVNGVRDDVQYFRDLYNTQRIEVLKGPNALVFGRGGGGGVINRVLKEADGIPIREIVAQGGQFGNKRVAVDVGDRISDSVYFRLNGMFEDTGTYRDFGDIRRYGINPTMTFLLSPVTTLKLSYEYFHDERTTDRGIPSQFGRPYRYRQNTATYFGNPDLSYARVDAHIATATLDHLFESGVALHSTLRFADYQKFYQNVFPGGAVNAAGTAVNITAYNNETPRTNYFSQNDLTYKFDTGVLRHTLLAGFELGYQEGRAFREEGFFPNGTQTLVVNPLASVTRAPVAFRNTTGNNTRYDLGLAAVYAQDQIEIGPHLQVIGGLRYDHFDFTSNNLNARAPVPVQTNRVDDLVSPRAGVVLKPLENLAFYGSYSVSYLPSSGDQFGSLTPGLAIAQPERFENAEVGVKYDVSPLLQLTGALYNLDRFNQRIADPNRLGFFLTSGQTTTQGAEIGANGYVTDWWQVAGGYAFTDARIVSNVSTTIMRGNTVGLVPFNAFTLWNKFEVTPELSFGVGYIQTGHTFASSDNTVRLPGITRFDLGLFYKVNEFWRAQINIENAFDRRYIATADGNNNIQPGAPRTIRAQIIARF
- a CDS encoding TonB-dependent receptor, coding for MFSTRNLGLLAILMGETCLAGGRGALAQEAAPAGAAQGEVSLDLLSVEGTGAASTGYRTVRARSATKTDTALIDTPQAVTVVTREQIQDQGHQGVTEALRYVPGVFLHQGAANRDEIVIRGQQSSADFYVNGIRDDGQYFRDLYNVERVEVLKGPNAMIFGRGGGGGVVNRVLKEANGIPLREVVLQTGSYGTKRLALDVGDRISDSAFFRLNGLFEDSGTFRNFVDLRRWGINPTATLLLGPDTTLKLSYEYFHDERTADRGIPSQNGRPYRYRENIRTFFGNPDLSTARVDAHIATAVLEHRFASGVEMRSQVRFADYDKFSQIVYPSIRTGGSVNAAGTRVELSAFNNDTPRTNLFNQNDFTYRFTTGPLAHTLLAGFELGHQSGITYREDGFFATTGTQTLVVNPLSPLSRVPVSFRNIASGANSRYDLGLAAVYAQDQIEIGPHLQIIGGLRFDHFDFSSTDRRTQVGNTRVDNLLSPRIGAVLKPFDALAFYANYSVSYLPSAGDQFTALSERLAIAPPERFENREVGVKWDVTPALQLTGALYDLDRYNQRLSDPNRPGFFLLSGQTNARGVEIGANGYLTDWWQVAGGYAFTDARIVSGFGSALIVPGNRVAVVPFNAVTVWNKFSVTPGFSIGLGTIHQGHSFASADNTVRLPGYTRFDLGLFYQVTDGVRAQINIENLFDRGYIATADGNSNISPGAPRLIRAQVVARF
- the purB gene encoding adenylosuccinate lyase, encoding MIPRYSRPEMTAIWSPESRFRIWFEIEAHATTALAELGVVPKEAADTIWEKGRDAVFDVARIDAIEAVTKHDVIAFLTHLAEIVGPEARFVHQGMTSSDVLDTCLNVQLVRAADLLIKDVDALLAALKRRAFEHKLTPTIGRSHGIHAEPVTFGLKLAQAYAEFERNRARLAAAREEIATCAISGAVGTFANIDPRVEEYVAKAMGLTPEPVSTQVIPRDRHAMFFAILGVVASSVERLSIEVRHLQRTEVLEAEEFFSEGQKGSSAMPHKRNPVLTENLTGLARMVRSYALPAMENVALWHERDISHSSVERMIGPDATVTLDFALARLTGVIDKLLIYPETMQRNLDKLGGLVHSQRVLLALTQAGVSREDAYRLVQRNAMPVWRGEGDFLALLKADADVTAELTPEQIEECFDLGYHFKHVDTIFSRVFGAA